A part of Immundisolibacter sp. genomic DNA contains:
- a CDS encoding SDR family NAD(P)-dependent oxidoreductase — translation MQAQLSDRAIIVTGGGSGLGRVMSIALAEAGARVVIAEVNQVHADEALAEARHKGLAERIRHIPTDVTDASSAQDTVAATVEHFGSLFGLVNCAGIGYHENGVAVMPPPPFYELQPAGWRQVIDVNLNGPFFMARAAVPHMLKAKAGRIVNVTTSYGTMQRPRMSPYGQTKAALETATMIWSRDLDGSGVTVNVLIPGGAADTRLIPDAPGTGLRGPGNKLVSPSVMAAPIVWLMSDASSKTTCQRFIGQWWDPALPADEVAKKVGRPAGWPIPQGQGGDEGLAD, via the coding sequence ATGCAGGCTCAACTTTCTGATCGCGCAATCATTGTTACCGGCGGTGGCAGTGGGCTGGGGCGCGTCATGTCCATCGCATTGGCCGAAGCGGGTGCGCGCGTGGTAATCGCCGAGGTCAATCAAGTGCACGCCGATGAAGCCCTCGCCGAGGCCAGGCACAAGGGCCTGGCGGAGCGGATCAGGCACATCCCCACTGATGTGACGGATGCGTCCTCAGCGCAGGATACGGTTGCCGCAACGGTGGAGCACTTCGGCAGCTTGTTCGGACTGGTCAATTGTGCCGGCATCGGCTATCACGAGAACGGTGTGGCCGTGATGCCGCCGCCACCGTTTTACGAGTTGCAACCGGCAGGCTGGCGCCAGGTGATTGACGTAAATCTGAACGGACCGTTCTTCATGGCACGGGCTGCGGTACCGCACATGCTTAAAGCGAAGGCGGGCCGCATCGTCAACGTCACCACCAGTTACGGCACCATGCAGCGGCCGCGCATGTCTCCCTACGGGCAGACCAAGGCGGCTTTGGAGACTGCCACGATGATTTGGTCGCGGGACCTGGACGGCAGTGGCGTTACGGTAAACGTGCTGATTCCGGGCGGCGCGGCCGATACCAGGCTGATCCCGGATGCCCCCGGAACCGGATTGCGCGGTCCCGGCAACAAACTCGTGTCACCGAGCGTGATGGCGGCGCCCATTGTCTGGCTGATGTCGGATGCGTCCAGCAAAACGACCTGTCAGCGGTTTATCGGCCAGTGGTGGGATCCGGCCCTTCCGGCGGACGAAGTGGCCAAAAAAGTCGGGCGACCCGCTGGCTGGCCCATACCGCAAGGACAGGGTGGTGATGAGGGGCTTGCCGATTAG
- a CDS encoding dihydrodipicolinate synthase family protein — protein MPTQLPFTKSEAKTWAKQTLRDWYDCPCTPFLPDDSLDEDGLRRNTEYYIDIGESGLVVGGFVAECWNTSVTEWMRYHEVIAEAADGRIPLHTIIFDQSVHQAMEKLNFVEKLGYVAAEVVTPIVQLRSDQEIYDYFKYLADHSNLALLFYRSMVSGHLISLDLCRRLAEIPSYVGMKQGSLNHVDSVKLRRMVGDDFIVSDPIETHWLNDLRHGGQVLYGAFHHIAYGKKRHLLEEYTALARAGQWDAAFEKWTELTPVRDLADEIMLAPLAGNFTYATLLGNLKAWYEAMGLAMGVMRSPIRQVTPEKKEWLRGRLKELGVI, from the coding sequence ATGCCCACGCAACTGCCATTCACCAAATCGGAAGCCAAGACCTGGGCCAAGCAGACTCTCCGAGACTGGTACGACTGCCCGTGCACGCCATTCCTGCCCGACGACAGCCTTGATGAGGACGGCCTGCGGCGCAATACCGAGTACTACATCGACATCGGCGAGAGCGGTCTTGTGGTTGGCGGCTTTGTCGCGGAGTGCTGGAACACATCGGTAACCGAGTGGATGCGTTACCACGAAGTCATCGCCGAGGCAGCCGACGGGCGCATTCCGTTGCATACGATCATCTTCGACCAGAGCGTCCATCAGGCGATGGAGAAGCTGAACTTTGTCGAGAAGCTCGGCTACGTGGCGGCCGAGGTGGTCACGCCCATCGTACAGCTGCGCTCGGACCAGGAAATCTACGACTACTTCAAATACCTGGCCGATCACTCGAACCTGGCGCTTTTGTTTTACCGCTCCATGGTGTCCGGCCATCTGATCAGCCTGGACCTGTGTCGCCGGCTGGCGGAGATTCCAAGTTACGTGGGCATGAAGCAGGGCAGCTTGAACCACGTCGACTCGGTCAAGCTGCGACGCATGGTGGGGGACGATTTCATCGTCAGTGACCCGATCGAAACCCATTGGTTGAACGACCTGCGCCACGGCGGGCAGGTGCTGTACGGCGCCTTCCATCACATTGCCTATGGCAAGAAGCGCCATTTGCTTGAGGAGTACACGGCCCTGGCCCGCGCCGGCCAGTGGGACGCGGCCTTCGAGAAGTGGACAGAACTCACGCCGGTGCGGGATCTGGCCGACGAAATCATGCTGGCACCCCTGGCCGGCAACTTCACCTATGCCACCTTGCTGGGCAACCTGAAAGCCTGGTACGAGGCGATGGGCCTGGCGATGGGCGTCATGCGTTCGCCGATTCGTCAGGTAACACCGGAGAAGAAAGAATGGCTACGCGGGCGCCTGAAGGAGCTGGGCGTCATTTGA